The Juglans regia cultivar Chandler chromosome 1, Walnut 2.0, whole genome shotgun sequence nucleotide sequence acactACTTCAAAACACAGTAGCAATGCCTTCACAACCCTCAACTGGGCTTGATCAGCCTCGCACATGATAAGCGTGTCATATGCAAACAGCAAATGAGAAATAGTTGTATTACCCCTATTCGGTgatccaatctggaaaccactGATAGAACCATTAGTCACTAAGGCTAAGATCATCCTACTtaatgcctccataacaataacaaaaagtaaaggagataacggatcctCTTGTCTCAAGCCGAGAGCTTGGGAAGAAACCCTCTGGACTACCATTAATCAACACCGAGAACCGTACCGTAGATATACACCATTTGATCCAAGACCTCCACCTCTCTCCAAacccacacctacccagtaaataaagaaggaaatctcaattaacatgatcatacgtCTTTTCTATATCTAGTTTGCACATAATCCCTGAGTTGCCAGCCTTCAATCTACTGTCaaagcattcattggcaattaaAGTCGCATCAAGGATCTGTctacccttaacaaaagcattatGTGGTTTAGTAGCAATCTTCCCCAATATCCCACTTAATCGATTGGCAATCACttttgcaatgatcttataaGCACCATTCACTAAACTAATGGGCCGAAAATCTGTAATTTCAATggcccctacctttttagggattaatgcaataaaagtagtgttaagacttttctcaaattttcctacCAAGAAGAACTCTTGAAATACCTTCAAAAGATCTACTTTAATCACCTCCCagcattattagaaaaaactcatagagaaaccatccggttcgggagccttatcttttgccatctttcttaccacttcaaaaacctcttcctcttcaaaagccctctccaatATGGTAACATCCCGTGGTTCAATAGTGTCAAAAGCCAATCCATCTAAAGTAGGCCTCCAACCCACCTCCTCCATGAGAAGcttttcaaagaaaacaacCACATGGTCTTGAAtaacttcttcttctctattctcgGCCTCCTTAATTCTCAGCacttcaatgttattatttcttctatgtgagtttgcaattctatggaaaaacttcgtacttcggtccccttccttcaaccaaagagctcttGATTTTTGACACCATGAGATTTTTTCCTATAAGATTATCCTCTCAAGATCAGCAACCAACAAAATTTTTTGTGCTTGTTCCTCCTCATTAAGTGGCCTCCTTTCTTGTAGTCTTTCTAAATACTAAATTTCTATcaatttggtatttttgttctcctccacATTACTAAAAGAttgtttattccactcctttaaatccctttttaaggctttcagtttgtttgcaaaaatgaaactgggtGTACCTTCAAAATGATACGAAGTCCACCATTGTTTgaccctttccacaaaaccttctgatttcaaccacatatttttgAACTTAAAATACATTCTATCGTTACaaatacctccacaatccagCAAAATAGGCCAATGGTCCGAGGTTATACGAATCAAATGCTTTTGCCATACATCCGGAAAATGGCTTTCAAACTTAAGAGAAATCAAAAAACGATCAAAGCGGAACCAagtctgattatttgaccatgTAGCTGGACCCCCTGCTAGTGGAAGGTCtatcaaattcaaatcaaaGATACACTTTGAGAACTCCAAGCTTGCTGGCCTCAATTTTCTGCTTCCCAGACTTTCACTCTGGAAACGAACCACATTGAAATCCTCCCTAATACACCAAGGGAACTCCCACCAACTCTGTACCCCTGCAAGCTCATCCCACAATAAACTTCCGTCGACATCTAAGTTAGGCCCATATAcacctgcaaatgcccacaagAAATCATCTGACACACACTTAAAAGAACAAGCTACCATATATCTCACTATGTACTCCTCCACTTTCACTACCACCTGTCTATCCCACATTACCACAACTCTTCCCGAAGCTCCTGAAGAGGCCAAATATACCCAGTCCACATAAATATTACTCCATAAACTCCGAATAATCCTCCTACTAATCATCTTTAGCTTTGTCTCTTGTAAGCATAAAATGTCCACTTTCCACTCACGGACATTCCAAGATACAATCTTGGGCTTCATTGGGAAATATTCGGCCCCTTCCCTTTTACCTTATTCCTGCTGGAACTAGCTTCCGAGTTTATCGACCACATCAATCTTTTTAATTCTTGACTTTTCTTTGTGTTCCCCCTCTTTTTTTGGTGGTgtccagcttccatagcagttaacaaggCTATAAACTGCTCCTCATACCCATCACATTCAATTCCCACaacatgttgaatttctttaactttatgtataacccaatctgatgcttgatctggaaaatagtAATTTAATGGGATAGGATTCCCTATCTTATTATTCTGAAATTTCTGAAACTCACTCCCCTTTAAAAACTCTTCCAACCCACAGGCCTCGGGGATGAAAAGTTCATCTTCCACGGAATGCATAAAATCATCCGAGTCATCTTCAACCTCATCCAACTCGAGCTCCTCAACTGGTTTCACTGACACTACCATCGGGGCCAGAAACACCCCAGCACCACTCATCGGTGAGCTCTGGATCTCTAGAGACGAAGAAACCCGAGATTCTAA carries:
- the LOC109013285 gene encoding uncharacterized protein LOC109013285 gives rise to the protein MVVQRVSSQALGLRQEDPLSPLLFVIVMEALSRMILALVTNGSISGFQIGSPNRGNTTISHLLFAYDTLIMCEADQAQLRVVKALLLCFEVVSGLKVNYDKFEFVPIGKVQDIRELAGILSCKIAYLPMTYLGFLLGIAPSTKDATVAEIMEVSGRNIHWNINFNRAAQE